The following coding sequences lie in one Rutidosis leptorrhynchoides isolate AG116_Rl617_1_P2 chromosome 6, CSIRO_AGI_Rlap_v1, whole genome shotgun sequence genomic window:
- the LOC139852395 gene encoding uncharacterized protein, producing the protein MANRTDPTAKNIRGTNPQNLIEKILRSKIYQHTYWKEQCFGLTAETLVDKAMELDHVGGTHGGNRKPTPFICLVTKMLQIQPDKEIVVEFIKNEDYKYVRVLGAFYLRLTGTDIDVYRYLEPLYNDYRKLRQKLSDGRFALTHVDEVIDELLTKDYSCDIALPRIKKRLTIEAIGALEPRKSALEDDFEEEEEKDEDEQLMDTDDKDHEKDYLRGRSPTRERGRDRKHDSHRHRDRDYDREYERDYDRDRGRGRDRDRDRDRDRERYNDRDYGREGRERDRRDRDRGGRRRSYSRSRSRSRERERGRNERDRDRDYDGDERRRRHARDTSRSPRRVPEDEKRPKKKKEMEKKKDDGTDHPDPEIAEANRIRASLGLKPLRP; encoded by the exons ATGGCGAATCGTACGGATCCAACGGCGAAGAACATACGAGGAACGAATCCACAAAACCTCATTGAAAAGATATTGAGGTCTAAAATCTATCAACACACATATTGGAAGGAACAATGTTTCGGTTTAACAGCAGAAACGCTCGTTGATAAGGCGATGGAGCTCGATCACGTCGGCGGAACTCACGGTGGTAACCGGAAACCTACGCCGTTCATCTGCCTCGTCACTAAGATGCTTCAGATCCAACCTGATAAAGAAATTGTTGTTGAATTTATTAAGAATGAAGATTATAA GTATGTGAGAGTACTTGGAGCGTTTTATCTGAGACTTACAGGGACCGATATCGATGTGTATCGATATTTAGAGCCTTTGTATAATGATTATAGGAAGCTGAGACAGAAGCTAAGTGATGGACGATTTGCATTGACACATGTGGATGAGGTTATTGATGAACTTTTGACCAAAGATTATTCATGTGATATCGCTCTGCCTCGTATAAAGAAAAG GCTTACCATTGAAGCAATTGGTGCTCTGGAGCCTCGAAAAAGTGCACTTGAAGATGAttttgaggaggaagaggaaaaagATGAAGACGAGCAACTCATGGATACTGATGATAAGGATCATGAAAAG gatTACCTTCGTGGACGAAGCCCAACAAGGGAAAGAGGCCGTGATAGGAAACACGACAGTCATAGACATAG GGATCGAGATTATGATAGGGAATATGAGAGAGATTATGACAGGGACCGTGGGAGAGGGCGTGATAGGgacagagatagagatagagacagGGAGAGGTATAATGATAGAGATTATGGACGTGAAGGTCGGGAACGAGATAGGCGTGACAGGGATCGTGGTGGTCGGAGGAGGAGCTACTCAAGGAGCCGAAGCAGGAGTAGGGAGAGGGAGAGGGGTCGAAATGAAAGAGATAGGGATAGGGATTATGATGGGGACGAAAGACGAAGGAGACATGCACGAGACACGAGCCGTAGCCCTAGAAGAGTGCCAGAAGATGAAAAACGACCAAAGAAGAAGAAGGAAATGGAAAAGAAGAAAGATGATGGAACTGATCATCCTGATCCTGAAATTGCTGAAGCGAATAGGATACGAGCGTCTCTTGGACTGAAGCCTCTCAGGCCATGA